The Meriones unguiculatus strain TT.TT164.6M chromosome 9, Bangor_MerUng_6.1, whole genome shotgun sequence genome window below encodes:
- the LOC110540200 gene encoding double homeobox protein B-like gives MDLKCTFGMLEKEARRRRIILNQNQKDTLHAWFEKNPNPDLATRGHLAKELGISESQIMTWFQKHRKMQKQVEYEYCFEESQGQGQDKPKVKEAGRSRTHFTKFQTDILIEAFQKNRFPGIVTREKLAQLTGIPESRIHIWFQNRRARHPEPRQSPQANVKYPRIRQHLAQKTACQLVPSKAPATSSSVLSPLSPPPTPSGPLDLSRGRQKQLSRTTALQPPQLVQRRGDGQNSSVFAGHSPRVGTSGEEAFCAWAPLGLPTQERWQDSSENSGLAIPPLEHSTQAPAVNQHFQEPDPKDPAFLQHWDKWIQSMLAEWMPDKEYWSLEKAELHPWQEPLRQPADVPHQADQTPQQ, from the exons ATGGATTTAAAGTGTACATTTg GCATGCTGGAAAAAGAAGCCCGGAGAAGGAGAATTATTCTGAACCAGAATCAAAAGGACACTCTTCATGCTTGGTTTGAAAAGAATCCCAACCCGGATTTAGCCACGAGGGGACATCTGGCTAAGGAACTCGGCATCTCTGAGTCTCAAATTATG ACTTGGTTtcagaagcacagaaaaatgCAGAAACAAGTAGAGTATGAATATTGCTTTGAAGAAAGCCAAGGCCAGGGACAAGATAAACCTAAAG TTAAAGAAGCTGGAAGGAGCAGGACACACTTCACAAAATTTCAGACTGATATTCTAATCGAAGCTTTCCAGAAGAATCGGTTTCCTGGGATAGTTACCAGGGAAAAACTGGCTCAACTAACAGGCATCCCGGAATCCAGAATTCAT ATATGGTTCCAGAACCGAAGAGCTCGACACCCAGAACCAAGACAGAGCCCTCAGGCAAACGTTAAATACCCCCGGATTAGGCAGCACCTTGCTCAGAAGACTGCCTGTCAACTTGTTCCTTCCAAAGCTCCTGCCACTAGCTCTTCTGTTCTGtcacctctttctcctcccccaacaCCATCTGGTCCTTTGGATCTCTCTAGGGGCCGTCAGAAACAGTTGTCAAGGACGACAGCACTACAGCCCCCCCAGCTTGTACAGCGAAGGGGTGATGGTCAAAACTCCTCAGTGTTTGCTGGCCACTCACCACGGGTCGGAACTTCAGGCGAGGAGGCCTTCTGTGCTTGGGCTCCTTTAGGGCTCCCAACCCAAGAAAGATGGCAGGACTCCAGTGAGAACAGTGGCTTGGCTATACCGCCCTTAGAACATTCTACTCAGGCTCCAGCTGTCAATCAACACTTTCAGGAACCGGACCCGAAAGACCCCGCCTTTCTACAACACTGGGATAAATGGATCCAGTCCATGCTTGCTGAATGGATGCCTGATAAAGAATACTGGTCTCTGGAGAAAGCTGAGCTGCATCCGTGGCAGGAGCCGCTTCGGCAGCCTGCCGACGTGCCTCATCAAGCAGACCAAACTCCACAGCAGTAG